A single genomic interval of Zobellia nedashkovskayae harbors:
- a CDS encoding sulfatase-like hydrolase/transferase — protein MNFKNRFSLCFLVVFSMLLALPVSAQKRKAKKKDQPNVLIIYTDDHRFSGVHALSGMQVKTPNMDALVADGVSFSNGYLMGAFSGATCVPSRAMLLTGRNVFDLEGQGHSIPSEHTSIGEALQGQDYNTHIVGKWHQDNASLARSFDSGDRLMSRGLYLVDHFRMPLWDWKKDGDYKFEDGYLLEYDENGKVVRRTITKDEKRGPSGTEKNGPHTSEIFAKSASKFITDYKKKDPFFMYLAFHAPHDPRQAPQKYKDMYPIDDIILPPSYMEQHPFDNGDMFLRDEELAKWPRTPEVAKQELSDYYAIITHLDDQIGKVIASLKESGAYENTLIVFAGDSGLAVGNHGLMGKQNIYDEDGVHIPLVFSGNLIKDKGSKREAFAYNFDIFPTIFDFIGVDAPSSVTGESLLPVIYKEKTSFRDYTYHAYKQFQRAYRTGDYKLIEYVRANNYDKKNGETIKGSRVTQLFNIKNDPWEVYDLSFFPEYAEQVKTMRKEMKEKANELGDTKENIEGEKYGFWEFY, from the coding sequence ATGAATTTTAAAAATCGATTTTCCCTTTGCTTTTTAGTTGTTTTTAGCATGCTATTGGCACTTCCTGTTAGTGCTCAAAAACGTAAAGCAAAAAAGAAAGACCAGCCCAATGTACTTATTATCTATACGGATGACCATCGTTTTTCAGGTGTTCATGCTTTAAGCGGGATGCAAGTAAAAACACCAAATATGGATGCTTTGGTTGCCGATGGAGTTTCATTTTCCAACGGTTATCTAATGGGTGCTTTTTCCGGTGCTACCTGTGTGCCAAGTAGAGCCATGTTGTTAACCGGGAGAAACGTGTTTGATTTAGAAGGACAAGGACACAGCATTCCTTCTGAACACACAAGCATAGGCGAAGCTTTACAAGGCCAAGATTACAACACCCATATTGTTGGAAAATGGCATCAAGATAACGCTTCCTTGGCACGCTCTTTTGATTCGGGAGATAGGCTTATGTCCAGGGGTTTATATCTAGTCGACCATTTTCGTATGCCTTTGTGGGACTGGAAAAAAGATGGTGACTATAAATTTGAAGACGGCTACTTATTGGAATATGATGAAAACGGAAAAGTGGTTCGTAGAACGATAACCAAAGATGAGAAAAGAGGTCCGTCCGGTACGGAGAAAAATGGCCCGCATACCTCTGAAATCTTTGCTAAAAGTGCTTCTAAGTTTATTACGGACTATAAAAAGAAAGACCCGTTCTTCATGTATTTAGCTTTTCACGCACCACATGACCCAAGACAGGCTCCACAGAAATACAAAGACATGTATCCTATTGACGACATTATACTTCCTCCTTCTTATATGGAGCAACACCCTTTTGACAATGGAGATATGTTCCTTAGAGACGAAGAACTAGCTAAATGGCCAAGAACACCAGAAGTTGCTAAACAAGAACTTTCTGATTACTATGCCATTATTACGCATCTAGATGACCAAATTGGTAAAGTCATTGCTTCATTGAAAGAAAGCGGTGCCTATGAGAATACGTTAATCGTTTTTGCTGGTGATAGTGGTCTTGCAGTTGGAAACCATGGTCTGATGGGGAAACAGAATATTTATGATGAAGACGGAGTTCATATTCCACTTGTTTTCTCGGGTAACCTTATAAAGGACAAGGGCAGTAAAAGAGAGGCCTTCGCTTACAATTTTGATATTTTCCCAACCATATTCGATTTTATTGGAGTTGACGCGCCTAGTTCTGTAACTGGGGAAAGTCTATTACCTGTTATATATAAAGAGAAAACCAGTTTTCGGGATTACACCTATCACGCATACAAACAATTTCAGCGCGCCTATAGAACAGGGGATTACAAATTAATTGAATACGTACGTGCCAATAATTATGATAAAAAGAACGGAGAAACCATAAAAGGTTCCCGCGTTACCCAACTATTCAATATAAAAAATGACCCTTGGGAAGTGTATGACCTTTCCTTCTTTCCTGAATATGCGGAACAAGTGAAAACGATGCGTAAAGAAATGAAAGAAAAAGCTAATGAATTAGGTGACACCAAAGAAAATATTGAGGGTGAGAAATATGGTTTTTGGGAATTTTATTGA